A single window of Haloferax marinisediminis DNA harbors:
- a CDS encoding outer membrane protein assembly factor BamB family protein yields MNRRRFLRTVGAGGMVGLNAGLAGCSQFSGGGSNEEDTGRAEACKPYEPTVTGQSGWRTVRGDPAGTGVVPASEAPEPPLSLDWTFTLGGMAGAIQPVATTDRVYAHEYDSMLYAVDAESGEEVWGRRVDRPRGSLAIADDVVVALADSTVLGLDPETGETRWTGPETHTETFHGSPVIVDETVYVPTELSLLALDLADGSVRWQHTTGEETIATPAIVGNTVYYGDHDTYVYAVDAATGEERWRVKTNAHIDCNVSVGDGVVFAGSKEGIIRALDAGSGEHIWTHDLGAEPNAIATDGSHVYAHTRGQLHALETSSGASCWSTAYGDTRGIGVAVGGGRVYVPLTEAGFTEPRSEYGTRPGVLDAATGETLAQTQGEFESDYARFYKGSAVTDGAVYASGVGEGGITLARFS; encoded by the coding sequence ATGAACCGCCGTCGATTCCTCCGAACAGTTGGTGCGGGTGGCATGGTTGGATTGAACGCCGGGCTCGCTGGTTGTAGCCAATTCTCGGGTGGCGGCTCGAACGAGGAAGATACGGGCCGGGCAGAAGCATGCAAACCATACGAGCCGACGGTCACGGGACAGTCTGGCTGGCGAACAGTTAGGGGCGACCCCGCTGGGACAGGTGTCGTCCCGGCGAGTGAGGCACCCGAGCCACCATTATCGCTCGACTGGACGTTCACGCTCGGTGGAATGGCTGGAGCGATACAGCCTGTCGCTACCACCGACCGGGTCTATGCACACGAGTACGATTCCATGCTGTACGCAGTCGATGCTGAATCTGGGGAGGAGGTGTGGGGGAGACGCGTCGACAGACCACGTGGGTCGCTGGCCATTGCTGATGATGTGGTTGTCGCTCTTGCTGACTCTACAGTCCTCGGACTCGACCCAGAGACGGGCGAGACGCGGTGGACCGGCCCCGAGACCCACACTGAAACATTCCACGGCAGTCCGGTCATCGTCGACGAGACGGTCTACGTCCCGACCGAACTGTCGCTGCTCGCGCTCGACCTCGCTGACGGGTCGGTCAGGTGGCAGCACACGACGGGCGAAGAGACAATTGCAACGCCAGCTATCGTCGGTAATACGGTCTACTACGGCGACCACGACACATACGTCTACGCAGTTGATGCGGCAACCGGTGAGGAACGCTGGCGCGTCAAGACGAACGCGCACATCGACTGCAACGTCTCGGTCGGTGACGGCGTTGTCTTTGCTGGCAGCAAGGAGGGAATCATTCGAGCACTCGATGCAGGGTCCGGGGAACACATCTGGACGCACGACCTCGGAGCCGAACCGAACGCCATCGCGACTGATGGCTCCCACGTGTACGCACATACCCGTGGCCAACTTCACGCGCTCGAAACCTCAAGCGGTGCATCGTGCTGGTCGACAGCGTACGGGGATACCAGAGGGATCGGTGTGGCCGTCGGTGGCGGTCGCGTGTACGTCCCGCTCACCGAAGCGGGATTCACCGAACCGCGGTCGGAGTACGGCACCCGCCCGGGCGTGCTCGATGCGGCGACCGGCGAGACGCTCGCCCAGACACAGGGAGAGTTCGAGTCGGACTACGCAAGATTTTACAAGGGTTCGGCAGTCACCGACGGCGCAGTGTACGCCTCTGGCGTCGGTGAGGGCGGTATCACGCTGGCTCGATTCAGCTGA
- a CDS encoding MarR family transcriptional regulator — translation MSIDRETFENTNEEELTDLSVPDQVLGFLVAHDDRAFEAREIAAQTDLDEGAVSTALTRLKQRELVEHKATYWAATTDEERLQSYSGYERATALFNERLGTENKDEWREHAPKKDHPSLRDEE, via the coding sequence ATGTCGATAGACAGGGAAACCTTCGAGAACACAAACGAGGAGGAACTCACAGACCTGTCCGTCCCGGATCAAGTCCTCGGGTTCCTCGTTGCTCACGACGATCGGGCATTTGAGGCTCGTGAGATTGCAGCACAAACAGACCTTGACGAGGGTGCGGTGAGTACTGCACTGACGCGCTTGAAGCAACGCGAACTCGTTGAACACAAGGCGACGTACTGGGCCGCGACGACCGACGAGGAACGACTTCAATCGTATAGTGGATACGAGCGAGCGACAGCACTCTTCAACGAACGACTGGGAACCGAGAACAAGGATGAGTGGCGGGAGCACGCACCGAAAAAAGACCATCCAAGTCTGAGGGACGAGGAGTGA
- a CDS encoding type II toxin-antitoxin system PemK/MazF family toxin — protein MTDEEKPPTYEPGDVVYGDDPFKGDENARPWLVISNHEGQPFHGDQYISVTLTTKTWHEEFIEIPDTGWVRGGTPDESCIVPWGAQSLGSGDIDYWQGTLNDALVEDAIQSLIDYLN, from the coding sequence GTGACGGACGAAGAGAAACCGCCAACGTACGAACCCGGAGATGTTGTCTACGGTGACGACCCGTTCAAAGGTGACGAGAACGCGCGTCCGTGGCTCGTCATCTCGAATCATGAAGGACAACCATTCCATGGCGACCAGTACATTTCGGTAACGTTGACGACGAAGACGTGGCACGAGGAGTTTATCGAGATTCCTGACACGGGTTGGGTTCGTGGTGGAACTCCCGACGAGAGCTGTATCGTCCCGTGGGGCGCCCAGTCACTCGGAAGCGGGGACATCGACTACTGGCAAGGGACGCTCAACGACGCACTTGTCGAGGACGCAATTCAGTCGTTGATTGACTATCTCAATTAG
- the surE gene encoding 5'/3'-nucleotidase SurE — protein MSDSASPLRILLTNDDGIDSPGIAALREELTAIGDVTVVAPAENQSGVGRARNELAVRRDHPWGYALEGTPADCVAYGLRGLETDFDIALSGINDGPNAGNYVVGRSGTVGAGIESAFLGTPAIAVSSYHARDFFCHPPEEYDFSRPARVARAVTERVYGAGIFDDVDLLNINAPIDVPSPRMRVTRPLADYDQQVDHHDDTNLLGDGDREDTLNDDEMLVRLRDVSWPGTVGYENPFPPRDEHRERYPVGSDRRAMVDGEVSVSPLAVHHGHTEDPKLASVVESLSEQIE, from the coding sequence ATGAGCGACTCCGCATCCCCGCTTCGTATCCTCCTCACTAACGACGACGGTATCGACTCCCCCGGAATCGCTGCACTCCGCGAAGAACTCACCGCCATCGGTGACGTGACCGTCGTGGCACCCGCAGAGAATCAAAGCGGTGTCGGGCGGGCCCGCAACGAACTCGCCGTCCGCCGCGACCACCCGTGGGGGTACGCCCTCGAAGGAACCCCAGCAGACTGCGTCGCCTACGGCCTCCGCGGCCTCGAGACAGACTTCGACATCGCCCTCTCCGGCATCAACGACGGGCCAAACGCAGGCAACTACGTCGTCGGGCGGTCCGGAACGGTCGGGGCGGGAATCGAGTCCGCGTTTCTCGGCACGCCCGCAATCGCAGTTTCGAGTTATCACGCACGAGACTTCTTCTGTCACCCCCCGGAAGAGTACGACTTCTCCCGTCCTGCACGCGTCGCTCGCGCGGTCACAGAGCGCGTCTACGGTGCCGGAATCTTCGACGACGTCGACCTGCTGAACATCAACGCACCAATCGACGTTCCGTCCCCCCGAATGCGAGTGACTCGACCGCTCGCGGACTACGACCAACAGGTGGACCACCACGACGACACGAATCTGCTCGGAGACGGTGACCGAGAAGACACGCTCAACGACGACGAGATGCTCGTCCGCCTCCGCGACGTGTCGTGGCCGGGAACTGTCGGGTACGAGAATCCGTTTCCCCCCAGAGACGAACACAGAGAACGGTATCCCGTCGGCAGCGACCGCCGCGCGATGGTCGACGGCGAAGTGAGTGTCTCGCCGCTCGCGGTTCACCACGGCCATACCGAGGACCCAAAACTCGCGAGCGTCGTCGAGAGTCTCTCCGAACAAATCGAATAA
- a CDS encoding DUF6920 family protein, producing MSTRLVERLEADAVPESNQTDTVTADDFEGLPAPVQRYLDHVITDGRPYVRTARLHQTGAFRLGDSTAPWKPLEATQQYTVGPPGFVWDARIEFLPHVPIRVVDAYVDGTGVLTAKLFSLIPLANAESTRELDEGELARHLAEMVWFPTAFLPGQGVEWEALDAHSARATLTHRETSASVVFHFDENDEITRVTAERWYETDDGSYELHPWTGYFFDYHDVDGLRIPGAGEVEWNLPDGDRPYWRAAIDDIEYTP from the coding sequence GTGAGTACTCGACTCGTAGAGAGACTCGAAGCAGATGCGGTTCCGGAGTCCAATCAAACCGATACCGTCACTGCCGACGACTTCGAAGGGCTTCCCGCACCCGTCCAACGCTACCTCGACCACGTCATCACAGACGGCCGGCCCTACGTGCGCACAGCACGACTGCATCAAACCGGCGCGTTCCGACTGGGCGATTCGACTGCGCCGTGGAAACCGCTCGAAGCGACACAACAGTACACCGTCGGCCCACCGGGATTCGTCTGGGACGCCCGCATCGAGTTCCTCCCGCACGTACCGATTCGTGTCGTCGATGCCTACGTCGACGGCACGGGAGTCCTCACCGCGAAACTGTTCTCGCTCATCCCGCTGGCGAACGCGGAGTCCACCCGGGAACTCGACGAAGGCGAACTCGCACGCCACCTCGCAGAGATGGTCTGGTTCCCCACGGCGTTCCTTCCGGGACAGGGTGTCGAATGGGAGGCACTTGATGCTCACTCCGCCCGCGCGACCCTCACCCATCGAGAAACGAGCGCCTCCGTCGTGTTTCACTTCGACGAGAACGACGAAATTACGCGCGTCACGGCCGAACGGTGGTACGAGACCGACGACGGGTCGTACGAGTTACACCCGTGGACAGGGTACTTCTTCGACTACCACGACGTCGATGGACTGCGCATCCCCGGTGCCGGTGAAGTCGAGTGGAATCTACCCGATGGAGACCGACCGTACTGGCGGGCAGCCATCGACGATATCGAGTACACCCCGTGA
- a CDS encoding winged helix-turn-helix domain-containing protein — protein sequence MSSASAMADDVPWDDVGFIISSRYRVDVLERLDESPATPTQIAADSSHPVAHVSRALQELRERSLVELLVPEQRKKGRVYGITDDAEGIWRVIDSQQMA from the coding sequence ATGAGTTCTGCGAGTGCGATGGCTGACGACGTCCCGTGGGACGACGTCGGGTTCATCATCAGTTCACGGTACCGGGTCGACGTTCTGGAGCGCCTCGACGAGAGTCCCGCAACACCCACGCAGATTGCAGCTGATTCCAGTCACCCAGTCGCGCACGTCTCTCGTGCACTCCAGGAACTCCGAGAGCGCTCACTCGTCGAACTACTCGTTCCCGAACAGCGAAAGAAGGGGCGTGTCTACGGCATCACGGACGACGCCGAAGGCATCTGGCGAGTCATCGACAGCCAACAGATGGCGTAA
- a CDS encoding GNAT family N-acetyltransferase: MSQLRLEQMSLDEWGDALPSSGIEVFQTPAVLDAIDQHYDGEMRLLGAFKGQEPVALLPTFERKNPLGRVIVSPPPSMAIPYIGPILMPNSPKQSAYESVNREFADLVMDELGVRSNRTFVRILCSPSYLDPRPFEWSGFAIKPSFTYRIDQSTQSLDDVQSQFSRSLRREIRQTQDLDVTVTREGIEGAKSVYEDVVSRYDEQDEPFGMPWEFVETLVRNLDDRCRVYVARDPDGEYLSGIIVPFSDDVGYFWLGGARGVYEGVSVNNLLHWTILEDIAEDDDLASVTKYDLVGANTERLCNYKSKYGGSLVPYYTVESTGVGMNLAKRTYQLLNKNGERIPTK, encoded by the coding sequence ATGTCACAACTACGTCTCGAACAGATGAGCCTCGACGAATGGGGCGACGCGCTCCCCTCGTCAGGTATCGAAGTATTCCAAACGCCCGCGGTGCTCGACGCCATCGACCAACATTACGACGGGGAGATGCGCCTCCTCGGTGCATTCAAAGGACAGGAACCGGTCGCGCTGTTACCGACCTTCGAACGAAAGAACCCACTCGGTCGCGTCATCGTCTCACCCCCGCCGTCGATGGCGATTCCCTACATCGGCCCGATACTGATGCCGAACAGTCCGAAACAGAGCGCCTACGAATCGGTAAACAGGGAGTTCGCCGACCTCGTGATGGACGAACTGGGCGTCAGGTCGAACCGGACCTTCGTCCGTATCCTCTGTTCGCCGTCGTATCTCGACCCGCGGCCGTTCGAGTGGTCCGGGTTCGCAATCAAGCCGTCGTTCACGTACCGAATCGACCAGTCCACACAGTCGCTCGACGATGTCCAGAGCCAGTTCAGTCGAAGCCTCCGTCGGGAGATTCGGCAGACCCAAGACCTCGACGTTACCGTCACCAGAGAAGGAATCGAGGGGGCGAAAAGCGTGTACGAAGACGTCGTCTCCCGATACGACGAACAGGACGAACCGTTCGGCATGCCGTGGGAGTTCGTCGAAACACTCGTTCGAAATCTCGACGACCGATGTCGCGTCTACGTCGCTCGTGACCCAGACGGCGAGTACCTCAGCGGCATCATCGTCCCCTTCTCTGACGATGTCGGGTACTTCTGGCTTGGCGGCGCACGCGGTGTGTACGAAGGAGTCAGTGTCAACAATCTCCTCCACTGGACGATTCTCGAAGACATCGCAGAGGACGACGACCTCGCCTCGGTCACTAAATACGACCTCGTCGGTGCGAACACCGAACGACTCTGCAACTACAAGTCGAAGTACGGGGGGTCGTTGGTTCCGTACTACACCGTCGAGTCAACGGGTGTCGGGATGAATCTCGCCAAGCGGACGTACCAACTGTTGAATAAGAACGGCGAACGCATTCCGACGAAGTAG
- a CDS encoding lipid II:glycine glycyltransferase FemX: MTIEIEAFDRSRRDEWDRYVERSGDASIFHQYRALELQAKHSNSTLHPLVGFKNEQAIGLYPVFEIRKGPVKTAFSPPPNLGVPYLGPVLLGGSGIKQRKLERRRNQFIEGCTNWVNNNIDPTYTHVRVGDYYTDMRIFQWGGCTVTPKYTYNVDLDRSEEDLLLSFSRSARRNIRDGEDVASNISIGGREDLEAILALVEDRYDEQDLAFDIPSAFVRGLYDELPDGQVQPYVFKTDGEFVSGIIVLNYGKTTYRWLGGARPKGDYRVDVNDLLDWRIMCDAKDAGRVRYDLVGANNRRLNRYKGKYNPELVTFYQIEHGPLPIRAAAHLYKSSIGSGISALAGSNRSSMPARLVSGIVPMITTTYRSESLPGDTVSGEQ, from the coding sequence ATGACAATCGAAATCGAAGCGTTCGACAGGAGTCGGCGTGACGAGTGGGACCGATACGTCGAGCGGTCGGGTGACGCGAGTATCTTCCACCAGTATCGTGCCCTCGAACTACAGGCCAAGCATTCGAACTCGACGCTTCACCCACTCGTCGGGTTCAAAAACGAGCAAGCAATCGGGCTGTATCCGGTGTTCGAAATCCGGAAAGGACCCGTCAAGACGGCGTTTTCCCCACCGCCAAACCTCGGGGTCCCCTACCTCGGGCCCGTCTTGCTGGGCGGGTCGGGTATCAAGCAGCGCAAGCTCGAACGGCGTCGGAACCAGTTTATCGAAGGCTGCACCAACTGGGTGAACAATAATATCGACCCGACGTACACCCACGTTCGGGTCGGTGACTACTACACCGACATGCGAATCTTCCAGTGGGGTGGGTGTACGGTGACGCCGAAGTACACCTACAACGTCGACTTAGACCGCAGCGAAGAAGACCTGCTGTTGTCGTTCAGCAGAAGTGCGCGACGGAACATCCGTGATGGGGAAGACGTCGCGTCGAACATCTCGATCGGCGGGAGAGAAGACCTCGAAGCGATACTCGCACTCGTCGAAGACAGATACGACGAACAGGATTTGGCGTTCGACATCCCGTCGGCGTTCGTTCGCGGCCTGTACGACGAACTCCCGGACGGGCAGGTACAACCGTACGTGTTCAAAACAGACGGCGAGTTCGTCAGCGGCATCATCGTCTTGAACTACGGAAAGACGACCTACCGATGGCTAGGCGGTGCGCGTCCAAAAGGCGACTACCGAGTCGACGTCAACGACCTCCTCGACTGGCGGATAATGTGCGACGCGAAGGACGCCGGGCGGGTCCGATACGACCTCGTCGGCGCGAACAATCGCCGCCTCAATCGGTACAAAGGGAAGTACAACCCCGAACTGGTCACGTTCTATCAGATCGAACACGGGCCACTCCCCATCCGCGCAGCCGCACACTTGTACAAGAGTAGCATCGGGTCGGGAATCTCGGCACTGGCCGGTTCGAATCGGTCGAGTATGCCAGCCAGACTCGTCTCGGGAATCGTCCCGATGATAACGACCACGTATCGAAGCGAATCACTCCCCGGAGACACCGTCTCGGGCGAACAGTAA
- a CDS encoding antibiotic ABC transporter permease yields the protein MNQQLPKQHHTEPDVDIERLQQYVDVLDDVLAYARERDYTGWDYGDGLSSRVLHSIPFDNLWFNLAVQEFIKRCPVNVRPLFRVEQRRNFKGIALFAMANRTRAQLGDWFDGRESSELYHNDAESLTEWLVDNQVTGFSGFGGSHRHRIQHPSGRSGPRHTIPNSPNLVSTSYGVKALLAGEEFDPNYPDIAKTAFDLAVEDLDYRPKDGGAVMDYYIGHPKDSYTLNALAIGARYFVELYGQFGDEELLERAEAVFDYVASKQTERGGWYYREPPTSSHLSMDNHHNGFIIESLLRYEQLVGSGRYDDEIELGLDFHARELFDEDGAPNFDEENAYPRDIHATAQGILVFTYAGQYDRAERAIDWALKNMYVPEEGRFYFRKQRFYTKRMTLMRWAQAWMAYAIAEYLATRISGEPSHGYGIDSLRATTETA from the coding sequence ATGAATCAACAACTACCGAAACAGCATCACACCGAACCCGACGTCGATATCGAACGGCTCCAGCAGTACGTCGACGTCCTCGACGACGTTCTCGCGTACGCACGGGAACGAGACTACACGGGGTGGGACTACGGAGACGGATTGAGCAGTCGGGTGTTGCACTCGATACCCTTCGACAATTTGTGGTTCAACCTCGCCGTCCAAGAGTTCATCAAGCGATGTCCAGTGAACGTGCGACCACTCTTCCGCGTCGAGCAGCGACGCAACTTCAAAGGAATCGCGCTGTTCGCCATGGCCAACCGGACACGTGCACAATTAGGTGACTGGTTCGACGGGCGCGAATCATCCGAACTGTACCACAACGACGCCGAATCGCTGACGGAGTGGCTCGTCGACAATCAGGTCACTGGGTTCAGTGGTTTCGGTGGGAGTCACCGACACAGAATCCAGCATCCGTCGGGTCGCAGTGGCCCTCGGCACACGATTCCGAACTCGCCGAATCTCGTGTCGACGTCGTACGGCGTGAAAGCGCTGCTCGCTGGCGAAGAGTTCGACCCGAACTACCCAGATATCGCGAAGACTGCGTTCGACCTCGCCGTCGAAGACCTGGACTACCGACCGAAAGACGGTGGCGCAGTGATGGACTACTACATAGGTCACCCGAAGGACAGTTACACCCTCAACGCGTTGGCCATCGGGGCACGATATTTCGTCGAACTCTACGGACAGTTCGGTGACGAGGAGTTGCTCGAACGTGCCGAGGCAGTGTTCGACTACGTCGCGTCGAAACAGACCGAACGCGGCGGGTGGTACTACCGTGAACCGCCGACGAGCTCGCACCTCTCGATGGACAACCACCACAACGGGTTCATCATCGAGAGTCTACTTCGGTACGAACAACTGGTCGGAAGCGGCCGATACGACGACGAAATCGAACTCGGCTTGGACTTCCACGCCCGCGAGTTGTTCGACGAGGACGGTGCCCCGAACTTCGACGAAGAGAACGCGTATCCGAGAGACATCCACGCCACCGCACAGGGAATCCTCGTCTTCACCTACGCCGGCCAGTACGACCGAGCAGAGCGTGCCATCGACTGGGCGTTGAAGAACATGTACGTGCCCGAGGAAGGTCGCTTCTACTTCCGAAAACAGCGGTTCTACACCAAGCGCATGACACTGATGCGCTGGGCACAGGCGTGGATGGCGTACGCGATCGCCGAGTACCTGGCCACGAGAATCTCCGGCGAACCCAGCCACGGGTACGGTATAGACTCCCTTCGAGCGACGACAGAGACTGCCTGA
- a CDS encoding polysaccharide deacetylase family protein gives MSDFALCLTHDVDRPYKTYQSLFYATKERPAYHLRTLLSRKNPYWQFEDIMALERDLGVRSSFYFLNEPSLFRTGSVRDLLDPKNVIEHAGRYDITADPLVDVILDLDAGGWEVGIHGSFRSSDDIDRLWTEKQALESILGHEILGGRQHHLKLTDQTWEYHREIGLAYDASPGSSSEFGFQHGYQPFRPFDDEFVVFPLTLMEVALPDPGVSFDDAWAACERLLVEAEANDAVMTVLWHPRYFSEAEFPGYRRLYRRLIEWALERDAWVGPVSEYYREFLKEMPAGRDETAIVSARETESPPSSRPNGPTTRETGYRMRPERGESDESSKRSFTN, from the coding sequence ATGAGTGACTTCGCACTCTGTCTGACACACGACGTCGACCGCCCGTACAAGACGTACCAGAGTCTGTTCTACGCGACGAAAGAGCGACCAGCGTACCACCTTCGGACGCTCCTCTCTCGGAAGAACCCCTACTGGCAGTTCGAGGACATCATGGCGCTCGAACGCGACCTCGGCGTTCGCTCGTCGTTCTACTTCCTGAACGAACCGAGCCTCTTCCGCACGGGGTCGGTCAGGGACCTCCTCGACCCGAAGAACGTAATCGAGCACGCCGGTCGGTACGATATCACCGCAGACCCACTCGTCGACGTGATTCTGGACCTCGACGCCGGCGGTTGGGAAGTCGGGATTCACGGGTCGTTCCGGTCGAGCGACGACATCGACCGTCTCTGGACCGAAAAACAGGCGTTGGAGTCGATACTCGGACACGAGATACTCGGTGGACGACAACACCACCTCAAACTCACCGACCAGACGTGGGAGTATCACCGCGAGATTGGCCTCGCCTACGACGCGAGTCCCGGGTCGAGTTCCGAATTCGGGTTCCAACACGGCTACCAGCCGTTTCGGCCGTTCGACGACGAGTTCGTGGTGTTCCCCCTGACGCTGATGGAGGTCGCCCTCCCCGACCCCGGCGTGTCGTTCGACGACGCGTGGGCGGCGTGTGAGCGCCTCCTCGTCGAAGCCGAAGCAAACGACGCCGTGATGACGGTGCTCTGGCATCCTCGCTACTTCAGTGAGGCCGAGTTCCCCGGCTACCGTCGGCTGTATCGCCGACTCATCGAGTGGGCGCTCGAACGAGATGCGTGGGTCGGCCCCGTCTCAGAGTACTATCGGGAGTTCCTCAAAGAGATGCCAGCAGGGCGAGACGAGACCGCGATTGTTTCGGCACGCGAGACCGAGAGTCCGCCGTCCAGCAGACCAAACGGACCGACGACACGTGAGACGGGCTATCGGATGCGGCCGGAGCGTGGCGAGTCTGACGAGTCGTCGAAGCGGTCGTTTACGAACTGA
- the wecB gene encoding non-hydrolyzing UDP-N-acetylglucosamine 2-epimerase: protein MTRRKILSVVGARPQFIKAFPVSSALRRHHDEVLVHTGQHYDESLSGVFFDELDIPKPDYNLGVGSGSHAAQTAEMMVRLDEVIADEDPDIVLVYGDTNSTLAAALVASKRDPLLAHVEAGLRSHNWEMPEEVNRVLTDHCSDLLFAPSESAALALEREGIHDGVYVPGDVQYDAILQVRNTARERSTILEDLGLRDDEYILATVHRAANTDDWSRLEAIVTELAEAGRPVVFPVHPRTENALREAGLWSLVADDENILLVDPVGYLDFVRLLDGAERVATDSGGVQKEAFYLDTRCVTLRDETEWVETVDSGWNTLVGADPLAIRTALQSTEPLPEKPSLYGDGRAADRIVEALSSFDHE, encoded by the coding sequence ATGACTAGACGCAAGATTCTGTCCGTTGTCGGTGCACGTCCACAGTTCATCAAGGCGTTCCCGGTGTCGTCTGCCCTGCGACGTCACCACGACGAGGTGCTCGTCCACACCGGTCAGCACTACGACGAGTCGCTCTCTGGGGTGTTCTTCGACGAACTCGACATCCCGAAACCGGACTACAATCTGGGTGTCGGGTCTGGGTCGCACGCGGCTCAGACCGCCGAGATGATGGTTCGACTCGACGAGGTCATTGCCGACGAAGACCCCGATATCGTCCTCGTCTACGGTGACACGAACTCGACCCTCGCGGCGGCGCTCGTCGCGTCGAAACGTGACCCACTGCTGGCTCACGTCGAGGCGGGACTGCGGAGTCACAACTGGGAGATGCCGGAAGAAGTGAACCGCGTCCTCACCGACCACTGTTCGGACCTCCTGTTTGCACCCTCCGAGTCGGCCGCCCTCGCGCTCGAACGAGAGGGAATACACGACGGTGTCTACGTGCCCGGCGACGTCCAGTACGACGCCATCCTTCAGGTTCGGAACACAGCACGCGAACGGTCGACTATCCTCGAAGACCTTGGTCTTCGCGACGACGAATACATCCTCGCGACGGTCCACCGGGCAGCCAACACGGACGACTGGTCGAGACTCGAAGCAATCGTCACCGAACTCGCGGAGGCAGGGAGACCAGTCGTCTTCCCCGTCCACCCCCGAACCGAGAACGCGCTTCGGGAGGCAGGCCTCTGGTCACTCGTCGCCGACGACGAGAACATCCTGCTCGTCGACCCGGTCGGCTACCTCGACTTCGTTCGCCTCCTCGACGGTGCAGAGCGCGTGGCAACCGATTCGGGCGGCGTCCAGAAAGAAGCGTTCTACCTCGACACGCGCTGTGTCACGCTTCGAGACGAGACAGAGTGGGTCGAGACAGTCGATTCCGGATGGAACACCCTCGTCGGTGCCGACCCACTCGCGATTCGAACTGCGCTGCAGTCGACCGAACCGCTCCCGGAGAAACCATCGCTCTACGGCGACGGGAGAGCAGCAGACCGAATCGTAGAGGCCCTCTCGTCGTTCGACCATGAGTGA